In the Flavobacteriales bacterium genome, GCTGCCCCATGTCCCACTCATCCGAGTTTTCGTAAAGGGATCCGCCGTAAAAGAAATCCACCCCGGCTGTCCAAGCACCTTTATGACTGTACACCCTGCGAAAATCGAGTACGATACTGCTGGTTGCATACCGCAATCCTTCGGCCGAATCGCGCTCGGTCTGAACCGTTCCAATACTAACGTAAGTGTTTACATCGATCGACTTAGGCTTGGGTCGAGCGCCCCCGTATATTCGCTCCGGGCGGGCCGATAGTATCATATTGGGATCCTGAGCCTGGACGAACTTTTGGAATGGGTTGAAATGGTATCGAAAACCGACATTGAATCCAACCATATTTAATCCGTAGTTCGGTGTAAATGAACGTCCATTCGAGAAATGGGTCAAATCGAGTCCGTAGGTCAAATCGATCTCGCGGTTGATCTCGCTTTTTCCAGCGAGGTTGATGTTGAAATACACCGTTGTGCGCGAGCCAATGGCGTCGTTATAGGGATTGGTCTCCGGGTCGTAGGCCTTAAGGTCGTATGTGAGTCCGGCCGCAACCTCCCAGAGCAAAACGTGTTTTCGTTCGGTATTGGTCAGGGGCTGTGAAAACCAAGCATATATCGCGTTCGGATTCCCCATGATCTCGGGGTCCCCGATGATTCCGGAATAATAGCCTATTCCGTAGCCGGGAAAATTGGCATTGCTCTGCCGCCACTCCTTGCCGTACGACTCCCACCCCAATCGAATTTCGACTCCGGCATAGCCATTGTCCAAGAACCCTTCCAGGCCTTCCCCGGTGTACAGGTGGGAGCCGCTGTGGCCCGTGATTTGCAAAAAGTTGAACTTACCGTAGTTGGGATCGGACACCGCTCGGTCCTACCAAGTCTGCCCGGTTACCCATCCGCCCGA is a window encoding:
- a CDS encoding acyloxyacyl hydrolase is translated as MSDPNYGKFNFLQITGHSGSHLYTGEGLEGFLDNGYAGVEIRLGWESYGKEWRQSNANFPGYGIGYYSGIIGDPEIMGNPNAIYAWFSQPLTNTERKHVLLWEVAAGLTYDLKAYDPETNPYNDAIGSRTTVYFNINLAGKSEINREIDLTYGLDLTHFSNGRSFTPNYGLNMVGFNVGFRYHFNPFQKFVQAQDPNMILSARPERIYGGARPKPKSIDVNTYVSIGTVQTERDSAEGLRYATSSIVLDFRRVYSHKGAWTAGVDFFYGGSLYENSDEWDMGQPAVKGDYRNIGVHLGHEYNIEKFGLVTQLGRYVYKTIDARGDVWARGGLNYKFTPRFFAQIALKTQNGAAADWIEWGVGYTIFTHSKRSTATIYNSQ